In Pseudomonas fluorescens, one genomic interval encodes:
- a CDS encoding YeaC family protein, with translation MSSFNDMIKNITPDIYESLKLAVEIGKWSDGGKLTAEQRELSLQAMIAWEIQNLPEDQRTGYMGPQECASKSIEVPNILFKSDAIH, from the coding sequence ATGTCCTCTTTTAACGACATGATCAAGAACATCACCCCGGACATCTACGAGAGCCTGAAACTGGCCGTGGAAATCGGCAAGTGGTCCGACGGTGGCAAACTCACCGCCGAACAGCGCGAGCTGTCGCTGCAGGCGATGATCGCCTGGGAAATCCAGAACCTGCCTGAAGACCAGCGCACCGGTTACATGGGCCCGCAGGAATGTGCGTCGAAGTCGATCGAAGTGCCGAACATCCTGTTCAAGTCGGATGCCATCCATTGA